In the Uranotaenia lowii strain MFRU-FL chromosome 1, ASM2978415v1, whole genome shotgun sequence genome, CACccgtaggatgagttcctcatttctgagttgttaatcattagtacagtaaatgaggacagaatttttaaatgaaataaatacgggattggttgtgaatgtccGATGGAATGATACCATGAGTTGTATTTCGTTGTAcggcgccatcttgaaatctaagatggtggcttccgccTAACTTCAAAGTGTTCTAAAGAACATAAAATCGCTTGAAACCCTctcaatatgggtattgggcgcatcttgaaatccaagatggcggcttccgttgaacttttaaatgctttaaatgacttaaaatctcaTGAAAGCCCTACAATATTAGTATTGTGTGAAAGGGCCGATTAGCTATCAAAACCACAGCTTTAGGAAGCCATCACCAGACCCGgacggaaactgttcttggaAGTGATCCCCAGATAATCCTCTTCCTTTCCCATCAGTAAACATCATTAACTGTTGTCGCCGCGACGATTACGCCCCCCCTCTTATTGACccaaagttagaaaaaatgctCCCGGCACGTAAAAACTTTAATAATAAAagccttaataaaaccatttgtaaataaaaaaaaataggaagggTCAATCACCCCTAATAAAATCCGAGATGAAGGCTCCCGATTAActctaaaatgctgtaaacgactaaaaatcacatgaaacctttacaatatgggtattgtgTGAAagagctaaacgagtagaaataaaatttcgttATCTGACGCCAAATGGGATTTGCAATTCAAGTATGTGCAATCTAGCCTGACATCTTGTTCGAGAACTGTTACCTTATTTTAACACGGTTTTAAAATCAAGCACTACGTGCCTTAATAAAACATGCAAgaaaaagcttaaaacaaaCTTCTTAGTTTATGTTTCATTGGAGTTTTAATAGAACATACAGCACTCTTTCTAAACAACGTAAACGGTATATTAATAAAAGCTTTATTAGCGCTTTCAGAACTACCTGGAAATAAAtggttgaatcaagaatctaagcatttttcacgaccataataaaacagttatatccttgagaaaaaagaataaaaaaaaaataaaacagttataGAATTAGATGCGTATAAAATGCTATAATAAAACCacaataaaactttcaaacgcTAGTtggcttattttcatcatatcttttatgaaaaaatagaaacCCGCCGTCTTTTACAGATTCTGCAGATGCATTTCAAGTTTTGCATACATTTTGCATGCATGCTTCAAGAATAAGAACGATATTTTATTCCGTAGGAGAGATaaaggcataatggccaccttaagaaggacgcttatttaactaTAGAAACAGTTATAATATGTGAGataaatcattgtttcgtgttcaggtACTAATACTATATTCTAACTGTCTGAAACATggaaaagaagataaaaaaagtttcaaaatgcagtctaaaatttttttgccgaaagctgacaATCTGAcgctgtaggggcataatgagaaccccccttgAGACAGTTTAAGCactattaatcggggcacgatgagcattttcttccgtagaatctagcagcgaattcaactcgatgaagtcaactgaattatagagctacagcttgacttgcttcatctgacgatttgacctattggtaaggtgtcggagaggtaatcagggGGCacgagttcgatttctgtttgcttgtggcgttaggcggctaGGATTCGGGACatcactttgtaggcggcattgaggacagtgatcgctcgatagttctcacagtccaatttgtcgcccttcttgtagatgaggcatattaccccctcaaaaaatatatttttttaattggtgtTTTGCATCATTTATCACATTTTTCctgaacataaaatttttgttagagATTCTAGTTACTAGATATAGCTGAGGGATCAAGCAGACGCAATAACCTGTTAAAATGAAAGATTCAACAAAGGTTTTAGAGGTGGAATAGAGCTAACGTTTATGTCCATTTCTTTTTCATGTCCTTACAAAACTACACTCTACACTAGCGATTGTTAGTTCCACCAACGATCGTCAATACCCAAATTGCCTAATTGTGGATTTCAACAGATGTCGCAGTAGTCATGTTTATGGTCTCAGAGGTCAGTCAGGTATATgtacatatatttgaaaattcgatTAATTCAATGACATTCTGAGAAAATTACATTCAAAGGCAAGATTTGGTTCTAGAGGcaataaatttgatatgaaattaaGACACAGAAAATGATTTCTATCATTATAACTCAATACCGTTCAAAATATGTActcttttataaaataaatctatttcatatgtttcatttttttatattttcagccTAAGTGCAATTAAACTTAAACCCAAGcttcgaatttcgaaaaaatcaagCAACAAATATCAAGCACCTTAGTTTTACATGAAACTGTAAGTAAAAAAGTTGAACGGTTTTGCAGTGTTTTTATCATGTTAGAATAGAAACGAGAGATGAAATTCGCTTGCATTTATCACAAATTCTCGCTACAGGAGcggcaacaaaaaaaagtcactTTGAAATACCTGATGAATAGAACAGtcgtttttaacaaaattttgtttctgaaGTTGTTCTCTCTGTGACTGTTTATTACATCAACTGTCTGTTAACGAAAAGATTGTTCATTTTCGTCAACTGATCCTCGTcgatttttgacggtcgccatattgagacattttattttaataaatacacTCCCGCATCGTTCGCATGTCTCAATAAGTggatcttaaattttattttttccacgctacaatattttttaaaattatgtattCCAGTTTCCGCTAGTTTTCACCAAATAACCGCATCACTATCTACCATAAATTTAGCCTATTCGGTGACTCATAAACCGTAGTTGTTTCATGTTAGTATGCAGACGCCACCAAATTTGTTTTGGCTGTTTCGTCGTACATGTGTGATATCTATACCGCCACCGTTCAGTTTTTATGTGGTGTGTTGTTTACCATTAGGAGTGGCCTCCATTCGATGTATCGATATCAGTCTGGTCCCGATAAAACCACCCACACCGGACGCTTGAcaagttgaaacaaaaaaaaaacaaacttaataCCGTTGTGCCGCTTTCAGGTGCTTACAACAGCTTAGAGCGGGGATATGGATTTtttctttctgataaaatgataaacaaaaaacaatgcTTGACGGTGCATCTCTAGTTGCAATTTTTCGTTGGTTAATGTCACGagtatttttgtatttaaattgaACACGAATATTcgttaaaaaagataaaattagaAGGTCACATCCGATACCAACACCATCTACCGCCAATTTGGTGCAACGTGGCTAAAGCTTTTTCATCCCACACACCCGAGCACGTTTCGTTTCCTATTCCAAAGAACTACGTTATCAGTTCGTTCATGAAAACCGTCAACAAAACCCACCCGCCGCTTTGCTTTGCCTTTATCACCAAAACAGCTGAGAGagctgagaataaaaaaaaaattaaccgacagagtttggttgcgCTTTCAAAGGGCAACTAACCGATCGCAACCAGTTGACGCAATGCTTTTGAGTCGAGTTTTAAAGTTTATGATTTTGAGCGATTACGTGTGAGcgttgtttaaaatatttgaaaaaaaagaaggatGGCTTCTAACAGGAAAACTTTCATACTAGCCGATTCCCAGGGATACAGAAATATGAacggttgttgttgttattattataattatttttgtctgTGCTTTTGATCACCTACTAAAATTACTTGTCTTTTCTAGATCCTAAAATCAAAGCTCACGTCCGTAAGTACCTGGCCTCGGTGAGCAATCAGCACGCGGACGGTCACCACTCGCAGAACTCGTCGAGTCCCTCGTCGCCGATCCACAATCGCCATTCGCCGGCGTCACCCCTCTCGGAGCGAGGCCCCTCTCGGATCCAATCGCCCGCAGTAACCGGAGGTTCCGGTTCCGGCCGGTTCGGTCACCGTATCAGTTCTTCCGATCCGTCGTGCCGCCCCTCGCGCATTCCTCAGGCGGTCACGGCGAAAAACAGCTGGAGTGCGCCACAGAGTCCTCACGGTAGCCTGAAGCCGCCTCGGCCCTCGATGATCCCGACGACGACGGTAGCCAACGGAGGAGGAGGGACCCCGAATCAGCTGCAGAAGTCGAGGGACGAACATCACAATCAGTATTCCAACTCACCGTTTGGGCCGCAGGCTCCCAAAAAGGGTTTCGAGGCGTTCATGATGACCGGTGATCTCATTCTGAACCTCTCGAGGACGCCGCAAAGCTCCGGCATACTGCCGCAGGCCAAGAAGGTCGATAGTCTGAGGGACTCGCCGAGCCATCGGGCCAGTACCAAGCGGAAAAACGGTGCCGTTGCACCGCACGCCAAGTGTGATTCCTCGCCTAGTTCACCGggtagcagcagcaacagcaataGCTGTTCCGAACACAACGACGGCGGCAGCAAACTGAAACCCCCGGGTCAGGATTATAAATCCAAGAAGAGCCGTAGTCACGAGCTTCAGGTGGCGGCGGCGGAGGATCAGAACACCGGAAGTTCGATAGAATCGATAGTTAATAGCAGTAGTAAAAAGCTGAGCGCCGGAAGCAATCACAATAACAAtcacagcagcaacaacaataaTCGGTTGATGGAAGGTGGTGGGGAAGTGCGGGCCGAGGAGTTGGTCAACTCCCGGAACAGTAGTAGTGAGGCGGCAGCTTGTGGCGGGGCATATAGCAATAGTGCCGGTAGCAGCGTGGATGCCGAAGACGAAGACGAGAACCCGGACGATTTGATCGATTTGCGATCGATGCGGACAAACACTAGCGGCTGTGTGTCGTCCTCGTTGCTCGGGGAGCGGAATTCCGCCAGGCGGGACGTACGCTCCTCGGGTCCGGACGGCAGTTTTAATAGTGTCACTGTCCAAGCGGATGATCGCACCGGAGCCGGCAGCGATAGCGTCGACAGTAGTAGCGGAAGCAGCGGAGGCGTTGCCAATGGGGATTTGCACCACCGCTATCATCAATCCAGTAGAAGTAAATCTTCGTCGTCGTCCGGTGGCGGAGGAACAACCGTTAAAAGTGAAAGTTCCCCTGAAATGAGCTACTCAGTGCCAACATCTCCAACCTCTCTTTCGGCTGCCCCAATCCTAGAAGGTTACTCCTCATCACTAAAGAAACGGGAACTTCAACTGGCTAATTCAGTCCCTACAAGTCCGGAATCGGAAACGCAAGACATCGTACGTCGGGGGGCATCCTctggtcatcatcatcatcatcactacCATCACCACCACCATCATCACCAGCAACAACACACTAGTAGCAACAGTCAGCAGCAGTCCTCCTCTAACAGTGGcggtgctgctgctgccggtCAAAGTGCCAGTCTCATGAGTGCCAGCAGCAGCGGAGTAGTAAGGAAATGTGATGCCGCCGGTTTCCGCACCAGCCGATCCGAGGATCACCTGCAGCAAACGCAAAGGGATGGCGGAATCGGAGCGGTCGTGCCAATCGACATCGACGAAGATGTCAACAGCTCACTGAACACCCTTCTGGACACACGGCACGATTCGGAAGAGTCCCAAGGTTCCGATCACGATCGGATAGTCTGGACCTACAACGCTCCGGTATCGCAGGCCAACGGGGGCCAACCCCCGACAACCGGTACCGGAATCATCACATCACCCATTTCACACTCCAGCTCGATGAGCTCCTCGCCGCAGCGATCTGCCAGCGACAGTCCTGCCTCGCCAACATCCGTGTCTTCATCTGTGATGTCCTCTTCGGGATCCAAAGGTGCCAACGATCATACCCACAACGGGTACAGCAATAGTGGCTTCGAGGGAGGCCGGGGAGGGGGAACGCACAGTAACCTACAAAGTTTAAGCTGCCAAAATGGGGGTGGACCGGGTGGAGGCGGTGGCGAAGGTGGAGGTGGCGGAGGCACCTCCACCCTAGATCAAAGCGTCTCCGAGGCCGTCTCCAACATATCCAGCCCGGACTACCAGGACGAGCACGATCTGCTCAGTACCCGGGACCTGGCCGCGATGGCCATCAGCGATCCCAGTGATTCCGACTCGACGATACTGGTTTCGGAAACCACGCATCGGGTGCACGATCGCGATCGTGACCGTGATCATAAGATTGTGATACAGGTGAAGGGGATGCACCAGCAGCTTCTGCATCTGCACCAGCAGGAAAGCGTTCGCTACTCGGAATCGACCGAGGACGAGCTAGCGGCCCTTGCCGACGATATGCCTACGATCATGCTCGGAGGGCAACAGGACGGTGGTCAAACGATGGGCAACACTGGCCGGGAATCTTCGCCACCCGTTTCCGATGACGGTTCGGATGTGGACTCGCTACACTCATTCCACTACTCGCCCAAGGCGGTAGATCTTCCGTCGGCGGAACGGCTCGCCAAGCGGCTGTACTACCTGGAAGGCTTCAAGAAGAGCGACGTTTCGCGGCATTTGAGTAAAAAGTAAGTAGCTTTTTTGATTACTATTTTTACTATCCACAAcataattttgatacaaaacttCATTAGGCATTCTATCTTTTTGAGTGGAAAAAGCGCTTGGTTGGTTTTTAAATGTCTTCTCACATGACGTTTAGAAgacaaaattagaagaaaacCTTAAGGCTCTGGAAAGACCTTAGCTAATACAACAAATTTCAGCTTGAATccattgtcttaaaattaatttagaatttttttttttacttttctcatGTTCAATGTGCGGAAGACTCTCTTTGGTATTCTGAAGAAATCTCAATCTAAAAGTCGGATTTCATTCTAGCAGCATAAGTCTCAATCcgctttgaatttttcatccaGAAGTCTCATCTCgctgtttaaatttttacttggAAAAGAGTCAAATGCATTGACTTCAATACAAAACGGAAATCTCAGCTGGCTTTGAAAGTGGAAGTCCCAATCCAGTTTGCTAAATTTGTATTTCCAAATTCCATAATGTTCACTCTGATGTAAAAATTCTGTAGAAATATTCATCCACCAAGCCGATTTTCtccaattttctaaaattttctgcAGGGAGGGattctttcttatttttgtcagCTGCTTCAAtactttaaaaagttttcaaaggaGAATACTTGCAGATTATCTATTTGAATAAGTTTAATCCACTTTGATATCTTAAAAGCGGGAGACCCAGTTAACTTGAATATTTGCAAGTGGAAGTCTCAATCCAATTAGCAATTTTCTCCTAGTGTAAATCTCCGAACGCTATATCTTCATCCATTAAGtagattttctcaaattttgtaaaattttctagAAGGAGAAGTCATAATcctccttgatttttttttgaagaagtaTCATTtcgctttaaaaaataaacttcgaTAAGTCTCAAAGcgcttttttaaaaaagaagacGTCTCCATTAGGTTGAAATGCTTTTAAAAGTAGAAGTCTCAATCCAGTTTGTCGTTTTCTACAAGTATCAATCTCCATTCTTTCTTTGTCTGCTGCTTCAATACTTTCTAAAGTTTCAAAAGAAGAATACTTCCAGATTATCAATTTGGAAAAGTTATAATCCACGTTGATATCTTAAAATGCGGAAGACTTAGTTCACTTGAATATTTACAGGTAGAAGTCTCAATCCAATTCGCAATTTCCTTCTAGTGTAAATCTCCAAACGCTATATCTTCATCCATCAAATAgattttctcagattttgtaaaattttctagaagtagaagtctcaatccaccttgaagtttttttttgtagaagtgTCATTTCGCTTTCGAAAATAAACGTCGATTAGTCTCAAAGCGcttttttaagaagaagaaaacgtCTCCGTtagttttgaatgttttaagAAGTGGAAATCTCAATCCAGTTTGTCGTTTTCTACCACTATCAATCtcttttctttcttattttttgtttgctgcTTCAATTCATTCTAaagtttcaaaagaaaaatactgCCAGATTATCtatttggataattttaaatCCACTTTGATATCTTTAAAAGCGGAAGACTCAATTCACTTGAATATTTACAGGTGGAAGTCTCAATcaaattcgtattttttttctagtgtaAATCTTCATACGCTATATCTTCACCTATCAAGtagattttctcatattttataaaattttctacagGCTGAAGTCTCAATCCACCTTGAGGTTTTTTTCGTAGGAGTCTCATTTCGCTTCCAGAAattaacttcgaaaaaaaagaagaaggcTTCTCCGTTTATTTTTAGTAATAGCCAAGCAGTCTTTATAATCCGaacatagaaatttattatttgtccaACGTTTCGGTGCTTGTTGGCACCATCTTCAGGGAAAAATAACGTATCTGTCCTTtgttaatttacttaaaaattaactCTTCGttagttttgaatgtttttaaatgtGGAAGTCTCAATCCAGTTTGTCGTTTTCTACAAGTATCCATCTCCattctttcttatttttgtctgCTGCTTCaatactttaaaatgtttcaaaagaaGAATACTTCCAGATTATCTATTTGGATGAGTTTTGATCCACTTTGATATCTTAAAAAGCGGAAGACTCAGTTCACTTGAATATTTACAGGCGAAAGTCTCAATCCAATTCACAATTTCCTTCTAGTGTAAATCTCCATTCTTAGGTTCTttcaagagtttttaaaaaGCAAATGTCTACGTCAAGTCTATCGTCGGAATATACTTTTGTTACCCTGTTTTTATGTTACTTTCAACTGTcagcaaaaatttcaatctgctattttattttgtataaatcaaattgaaaacctATGACTCCCGCTTAAGACATTTAACAGAAAGCcttaaggaaaaatttaaatcgaacTACCGAAAGTTCTGATAGTCCGGTTAGAAttttcctaacaagttttctttACAATTTCTTAAGGGGAACTCAcagattttgtacaaaataacaTAGAACAAGGATTGAGATTTCCGTTGATAACAGTATAATCTAGGATTAAGAGTTTGGTTTTGATTTAATGCTTCATACCTACAAGAGTCtccattcgttttttttttttcagagcaaAAGTTTCAATCCTCACTGATGTTTTCATTAGCGAACATCAACGAAAAGCCTCAATTCAtcggtaatttttaaaaacagaattttaaatctcaattttttgaCAACCGCCATTTTCAAATACAACTGATTGAGATTTCTGGTGGTAGAAAATAATACAATGAATTCTGCTCGTTGGAAATCTCTAAGTAAGTCAGGAATGAATCAGCATTGAGACTTTGGTTAAAAAATACCGATGAATTGAGACTTCCACTTGAATAAAATGACACAGCAGGTTAAGACTTCCGctgattaaaaaataacgaaGGATTGAGAATAAATACATGTTCATATTGAgtagtaaaagttttttaaaaactacaaaaatcgGTGTCGTTTCATGAGGATGAAGcctttctaatttttaatgAGCAACGAAGGTCGAATTTCGCTAATTCGCTAACAAATTCCCCAGCTTGTTTTGTGACATAACAACCATTCACTaatgaattttcttttgtttcctCAGCAACGAATTTAGCCGTGCCGTGGCCGACGAGTACTTGAAATTCTTCCTCTTCGAACGGTTAACGCTGGACGAGGCGCTGCGGCTATTCCTAAAACAGTTCTCCTTGTCGGGTGAAACCCAGGAACGGGAACGAGTCCTGGTGCATTTTAGCAAGCGGTACCTGGACTGCAACCCGGGATCCTTCAACTCGCAAGGTTTGTTTcgaattacatttttaaaaaacacaaatttatctatcatattttttccttttcagaTGCGGTTCACACGCTTACCTGTGCAATAATGCTGCTCAACACGGACCTGCACGGGCCCAACATCGGCCGGAAGATGACCTGCTCCGAGTTCATCGAGAACCTGAGCGAACTGAACGATGGGGAAAACTTCCCCAAAGACATCCTGAAGCAGCTGTACCAAGCGATCAAGACGCAACCGCTGGAATGGGCGCTGTATGTTCTTTGAGACAAATTTTAATCTTggtaaaaaaacttaatttaattttgtaatttcagGGACGACGAATCGCCGGATCAGCAGAAGATGGGCCCCGGAGGACGGCAAGATGGAAGCATGGGTGGCGGCAACGGAGGTGGAATGATGCAAGGTCCACCGGCCGGGCAGAATCCGTTCCTAGATCAACCGCAACCGGCCGCAATCGAGTACAAGAAGGGCTACGTGATGCGGAAGTGTTGCTACGAAACGAACTACAAGAAGAGTAAGTCTCCCCGGAGTCTGATCCCGCATGTTGAGGTGTTCAGTGTAGAATTTTAGATGCCTCAGTTTAACTTTCTTTTTAACTCAAAtctctttccaaattttttaccCTTAAAATAGTTATTGAACTTCTAACCACCTTCCTCGAGTAGTAGTTACAGTTGCATGCACTAAAATACTAATCTGCACCCCCACAAAGTACCAGTCTAGAAGCCTAGCCGGTCACGCCCATGCCGCAGTCACGCCTATGACGCAGGTTGTTGTGCTTTTCTTACAGCGCCGTTTGGCAAGCGATCGTGGAAGATGTTCTACTGCACCCTGCGTGATCTAGTCCTGTATCTGCACAAAGACGAGCACGGCTTCCGGAAGAACCAGATGTCCGACAACGTGCACAACGCCATCCGGATCCACCACGCGTTGGCCACCAAGGCTAGTGACTATACCAAAAAGCAGCACGTGTTCCGGTTGCAGACGGCCGACCAGTCCGAGTACCTGTTCCAGACGAGCGACTCGAAGGAGCTGCAATCGTGGATCGACACGATTAACTTCGTGTGTGCGTCCTTCTCGGCGCCGCCGCTCGAGGGTGGCGTCGGCAGCCAGAAGCGATTCCAGCGGCCGCTGCTGCCCTGTACCCATACGAAACTTTTACTGGTGAGTGGTTTTAGTAATACTTTATTAAACTATAAAAAGTTCAATATTTTGGTCCTTACTTTTAGCGAGATCAACTGGCATCGCACGAGGAGCAGGTTAACAAGCTGGAGAATCTGTTGGCCGAACACAAACGGTCAACCATCCCGACCAAGGGACTCGCACTGCAAAACTACAAGGAAAAGGAGGCTTATCTGTTGCATGAGGTACATCTTATTTCTATATGATTACTTACGGAGAGACCACTTTTGTTAAGATGAGGCTTGAATTCAAATCCAATTGGATCTTATTGACGATCTTGCCGCTTGATTTCATTTGGTAATGTTCTCTAAGGGCTGTTCCATAAATGTGCGAATTCTTCCCTGAAAACTAATTCTTCGGCTTAACGTATATGGTGATCAGATAAGTTTCTGCGTTCATGACCTTTTCAAAAGCAACACTCTGTGGGTACGAACTTCCAGAACCCTAGGCTAACGatatcaaaactattttcattttatgtGAAGTTTGTCCGAAATTTATGGGACATCAACTACGGCCGACAGCAAAATTGTTCAGA is a window encoding:
- the LOC129744719 gene encoding PH and SEC7 domain-containing protein isoform X2 — its product is MAEEELMVVLRKSEDATFGFSLLRTEGFPHVIYDIVENSPAAESGEVEAGDVIVRVNGTDVHGFTTKDVLKCLRLSTDPVTLELKRDPKIKAHVRKYLASVSNQHADGHHSQNSSSPSSPIHNRHSPASPLSERGPSRIQSPAVTGGSGSGRFGHRISSSDPSCRPSRIPQAVTAKNSWSAPQSPHGSLKPPRPSMIPTTTVANGGGGTPNQLQKSRDEHHNQYSNSPFGPQAPKKGFEAFMMTGDLILNLSRTPQSSGILPQAKKVDSLRDSPSHRASTKRKNGAVAPHAKCDSSPSSPGSSSNSNSCSEHNDGGSKLKPPGQDYKSKKSRSHELQVAAAEDQNTGSSIESIVNSSSKKLSAGSNHNNNHSSNNNNRLMEGGGEVRAEELVNSRNSSSEAAACGGAYSNSAGSSVDAEDEDENPDDLIDLRSMRTNTSGCVSSSLLGERNSARRDVRSSGPDGSFNSVTVQADDRTGAGSDSVDSSSGSSGGVANGDLHHRYHQSSRSKSSSSSGGGGTTVKSESSPEMSYSVPTSPTSLSAAPILEGYSSSLKKRELQLANSVPTSPESETQDIVRRGASSGHHHHHHYHHHHHHHQQQHTSSNSQQQSSSNSGGAAAAGQSASLMSASSSGVVRKCDAAGFRTSRSEDHLQQTQRDGGIGAVVPIDIDEDVNSSLNTLLDTRHDSEESQGSDHDRIVWTYNAPVSQANGGQPPTTGTGIITSPISHSSSMSSSPQRSASDSPASPTSVSSSVMSSSGSKGANDHTHNGYSNSGFEGGRGGGTHSNLQSLSCQNGGGPGGGGGEGGGGGGTSTLDQSVSEAVSNISSPDYQDEHDLLSTRDLAAMAISDPSDSDSTILVSETTHRVHDRDRDRDHKIVIQVKGMHQQLLHLHQQESVRYSESTEDELAALADDMPTIMLGGQQDGGQTMGNTGRESSPPVSDDGSDVDSLHSFHYSPKAVDLPSAERLAKRLYYLEGFKKSDVSRHLSKNNEFSRAVADEYLKFFLFERLTLDEALRLFLKQFSLSGETQERERVLVHFSKRYLDCNPGSFNSQDAVHTLTCAIMLLNTDLHGPNIGRKMTCSEFIENLSELNDGENFPKDILKQLYQAIKTQPLEWALDDESPDQQKMGPGGRQDGSMGGGNGGGMMQGPPAGQNPFLDQPQPAAIEYKKGYVMRKCCYETNYKKTPFGKRSWKMFYCTLRDLVLYLHKDEHGFRKNQMSDNVHNAIRIHHALATKASDYTKKQHVFRLQTADQSEYLFQTSDSKELQSWIDTINFVCASFSAPPLEGGVGSQKRFQRPLLPCTHTKLLLRDQLASHEEQVNKLENLLAEHKRSTIPTKGLALQNYKEKEAYLLHELKRYKTYYYLLSSRMNSDQSLDFENLLQAMGGDALGGILLESDEILQRNRQNLSGGGGGGMIGSFGSAGANQTSSIIQQQPQLLGNQLQQQLDSMTTGGSNNGPSPDRSGGSSVSNRIESRMFKT